From Roseburia hominis, the proteins below share one genomic window:
- a CDS encoding ABC transporter permease yields MEKKYSFKKLWKTITGDGQLFAGVIGILLLLLLIVLAPVVATENPYHFGKDVLVGLGERGHILGTNHMGQDIYSMVVYGVRTSVQVAVISALISGILGVLIGGVAGFFGGKVDTVISEIINVFMMLPSFFLILLVIALFGNSLYNVMVVIGITTWPSNAKLMRAQALSLRERTFVKSATAMGETKFQILFKYIIPNGIFPVIANTTMGMSNAILTEAGLSFLGLGDPGIISWGQMIYTGKQYITTAWWISVFAGIAIVLTVLVFYLLGDGLNHVLNPKHMNGRE; encoded by the coding sequence ATGGAGAAAAAATATTCATTTAAAAAACTGTGGAAAACGATCACCGGAGACGGGCAGTTATTTGCCGGAGTTATCGGTATTTTGCTTTTGTTGCTTCTCATCGTTCTGGCGCCGGTGGTCGCTACGGAGAATCCGTATCATTTTGGTAAAGATGTTTTGGTAGGTTTAGGCGAGAGGGGACATATCCTGGGGACCAACCACATGGGACAGGATATTTACAGCATGGTGGTATATGGCGTGAGGACTTCTGTCCAGGTAGCGGTAATTTCCGCTTTGATCTCAGGAATCCTGGGCGTGCTTATCGGCGGCGTGGCAGGTTTCTTCGGAGGGAAAGTGGATACAGTGATATCTGAGATTATTAACGTGTTCATGATGCTGCCTAGCTTTTTCCTGATTCTTTTGGTTATTGCGCTGTTCGGCAACAGTCTGTATAACGTAATGGTCGTAATTGGAATTACTACCTGGCCCAGCAATGCGAAGCTTATGAGGGCGCAGGCATTATCCCTCAGGGAGAGAACCTTCGTTAAAAGTGCTACGGCTATGGGCGAGACAAAGTTTCAGATTTTGTTTAAATACATCATTCCAAACGGCATTTTCCCGGTAATCGCAAATACTACTATGGGAATGTCCAATGCGATCCTGACAGAGGCAGGGCTTTCCTTCCTGGGACTTGGCGATCCCGGAATTATCAGTTGGGGTCAGATGATCTATACAGGCAAACAGTATATTACTACCGCGTGGTGGATTTCCGTATTTGCAGGTATCGCGATTGTTTTGACAGTTCTGGTATTTTATTTGCTCGGTGATGGACTCAATCATGTGCTGAATCCGAAACATATGAATGGAAGGGAATAA
- a CDS encoding ABC transporter permease, whose protein sequence is MKRFVLRRIFTGILTVIIVFALNFVIIKMAPGDPISTLVGKDVNNQELREALEEKYGLNKPLPVQFVSYLKTAATGDLGTSIIYNRPVSEMIGEKVGATVMLGLSSALLAAIIGTVLGILAARHEGSAYDVVVSGASYTFNSMPAFWLGLMLIILFSSLLGWFPSYGFSDTRAGYTGMAYVVDVLKHMFLPVLTLTLVLLPQYFRIAKSSVLQVTNEDFITTFRATGMSEKKIFNKYIFRNAILPTVTIFGISMAYLITGVTLIEIVFAWPGMGRLVMTAITQRDYPTLMGIYLIMSISVAVVMLIVDIVYAMLDPRIRYE, encoded by the coding sequence GTGAAACGGTTTGTATTACGAAGAATTTTCACAGGTATATTGACAGTAATTATAGTGTTTGCACTAAATTTTGTCATCATCAAGATGGCTCCCGGAGATCCCATTTCAACTTTGGTGGGCAAGGATGTCAACAACCAGGAACTGAGGGAGGCGTTGGAGGAAAAATATGGGCTGAATAAGCCACTGCCGGTACAGTTTGTGAGCTACTTAAAAACTGCTGCAACAGGCGATTTAGGGACGTCTATTATTTATAATCGTCCGGTTTCCGAGATGATCGGAGAGAAGGTGGGAGCCACTGTTATGCTGGGGTTGTCATCGGCGCTTCTGGCGGCGATCATCGGAACGGTTCTGGGAATTTTAGCTGCCAGACATGAAGGCAGCGCCTACGACGTGGTGGTGTCGGGCGCTTCGTACACGTTCAACTCCATGCCGGCATTCTGGCTGGGCCTTATGCTGATCATCCTTTTCTCCTCCCTTTTGGGCTGGTTCCCGTCATACGGGTTCTCGGACACCAGGGCAGGCTATACGGGAATGGCGTATGTGGTGGACGTACTGAAGCATATGTTCCTGCCGGTACTTACACTTACCCTTGTGCTTCTGCCGCAGTACTTCAGAATTGCAAAGTCGTCTGTACTTCAGGTAACCAATGAAGATTTTATCACTACATTTCGTGCAACAGGAATGAGTGAGAAGAAGATCTTCAACAAATACATATTCCGGAATGCGATTCTGCCGACAGTTACCATTTTCGGTATTTCAATGGCATATCTGATCACCGGAGTTACTCTGATTGAGATCGTATTTGCCTGGCCGGGTATGGGCCGGCTGGTAATGACTGCGATCACGCAGAGAGACTACCCGACGCTGATGGGAATTTATCTGATCATGTCGATTTCCGTCGCTGTCGTAATGCTGATCGTGGACATTGTATATGCAATGTTAGATCCGAGAATCCGGTACGAGTAG
- the iadA gene encoding beta-aspartyl-peptidase — MILIKNIEVYAPKYKGRKDVLLCGGQIELVEDRIEAVPGQCRVIDGTGKVLIPGLIDKHVHITGGGGEGSFHTRTPEMQMSEMITAGITTVVGLLGTDSVTRSTENLLAKTKALNEEGITAYMLTGAYGYPSPTLTGSVYRDIVLIQEVIGVKLALSDHRAPNISNEELIRLASDARVAGMLSGKGGYVELHMGDAKNGLAPVFEALEGTAIPAKIFHPTHLNRNSQLVEESYCLLEMGGCVDYTCGMTGQTAVSDCIMEARKRGLPADHITISSDGHGSWSKYDDAGNLLEIGYSGMDAIYLELKELVQKKGLSLEEALTYVTSNVAKSIEVYPKKGCIRPSADADVVILERTMGIDTVIAKGQIMMENGQLCRAGTYEKL; from the coding sequence ATGATTTTAATCAAGAATATTGAAGTATATGCGCCAAAGTATAAGGGCAGGAAGGACGTGCTGCTTTGCGGAGGGCAGATTGAATTGGTGGAGGACAGGATCGAGGCGGTGCCGGGGCAGTGCCGTGTGATCGACGGCACAGGAAAGGTATTGATTCCAGGTCTGATCGACAAGCATGTTCATATCACCGGAGGCGGCGGGGAGGGGAGTTTCCACACCCGGACTCCTGAGATGCAGATGTCGGAAATGATTACGGCAGGAATCACGACGGTAGTGGGGCTTTTGGGAACGGACAGCGTGACGAGAAGTACAGAGAATCTTCTGGCGAAGACGAAGGCGCTGAACGAGGAAGGAATCACGGCGTATATGCTCACAGGAGCATACGGATATCCAAGCCCGACCCTTACGGGAAGTGTTTATCGGGATATTGTTTTGATACAGGAGGTGATCGGAGTAAAACTGGCGCTTTCTGATCACCGAGCGCCGAATATTTCAAACGAAGAATTGATCCGCCTGGCAAGCGATGCAAGAGTGGCGGGTATGCTAAGCGGCAAGGGTGGATATGTGGAGCTTCACATGGGAGATGCGAAAAACGGACTGGCGCCGGTCTTTGAGGCGCTTGAGGGGACCGCGATCCCGGCAAAAATATTCCACCCGACACATTTGAATCGTAACAGTCAGCTTGTGGAGGAGAGTTATTGTTTGCTGGAAATGGGCGGCTGTGTGGATTACACCTGTGGCATGACGGGGCAGACGGCTGTTTCGGACTGTATCATGGAGGCGCGGAAACGGGGGCTGCCGGCAGATCATATCACGATCAGCTCGGACGGACACGGGAGTTGGTCGAAGTATGATGATGCGGGGAATCTGCTGGAAATCGGGTATTCCGGGATGGATGCAATTTATCTGGAACTGAAAGAACTGGTGCAGAAGAAAGGGCTTTCACTGGAAGAGGCTCTTACCTATGTGACCTCCAATGTGGCGAAGTCGATAGAGGTCTACCCGAAGAAAGGATGTATCCGGCCTAGCGCAGATGCCGATGTGGTGATACTGGAGCGGACAATGGGAATTGATACGGTGATCGCGAAAGGGCAGATCATGATGGAAAATGGCCAGCTTTGCCGGGCGGGGACGTATGAGAAGTTATAA
- a CDS encoding ABC transporter ATP-binding protein has protein sequence MSDKAFISVDDVAMWYPYHGTDKASHKQKKEKGKDWIKAVDGVSLEIKEGEILGVIGESGCGKSTLGKILTRLEQPTRGDCFINGVSTKEMLKKNPKDFRSTVQIVFQNPFDTFTPRDTIEKILIRPLKNYKIGSNDEERKKMCMEALEAGGLRPAEDIMSRYPHELSGGQLQRISIIRSMFLKPKFIIADEPVSMLDVSVRADIINMLIDLSRNENTAVMFISHDIALTRYISDNIAVMYLGRIVEYGKADDVIKNPQHPYTQALISNCASIDPEEKSESIAIEGEPPTPLNPGPGCYFAPRCRYACDKCMGSYPEKIELENGHWYTCMRQGK, from the coding sequence ATGAGTGATAAAGCATTTATTTCAGTAGATGACGTGGCTATGTGGTATCCATACCATGGTACAGATAAGGCCTCACATAAACAGAAAAAAGAAAAGGGGAAGGACTGGATCAAGGCCGTAGACGGAGTGAGCCTTGAGATCAAAGAAGGCGAGATTCTGGGCGTGATCGGTGAGTCCGGCTGTGGTAAATCCACACTGGGCAAGATACTGACGAGACTGGAGCAGCCCACGAGAGGCGATTGTTTTATCAACGGAGTATCCACTAAGGAAATGCTTAAGAAGAATCCGAAGGATTTCCGAAGCACGGTACAAATCGTATTCCAGAACCCGTTTGATACTTTTACGCCGAGAGACACGATTGAGAAGATTCTGATTCGCCCTCTGAAGAACTATAAGATAGGAAGCAATGACGAGGAACGGAAGAAGATGTGTATGGAAGCTCTGGAGGCTGGCGGACTTCGTCCGGCCGAGGATATTATGAGCCGGTATCCGCATGAGCTTTCCGGAGGACAGCTTCAGAGAATCTCCATTATTCGTTCTATGTTCCTGAAACCGAAGTTTATCATCGCGGATGAGCCGGTATCCATGCTGGATGTGTCTGTCCGCGCAGATATCATCAATATGCTGATTGATCTGAGCCGTAATGAGAACACGGCGGTTATGTTCATCAGCCATGACATCGCGTTGACCAGATATATTTCCGATAATATTGCTGTTATGTATCTGGGGAGGATTGTGGAATATGGAAAAGCGGACGATGTTATCAAGAATCCGCAGCACCCGTATACACAGGCACTGATCTCAAACTGTGCGTCCATTGATCCAGAGGAGAAAAGTGAGAGTATCGCCATAGAAGGTGAGCCGCCCACACCGCTGAATCCGGGACCGGGCTGCTATTTTGCACCGAGATGCCGATACGCCTGCGACAAATGTATGGGCAGTTATCCGGAGAAGATCGAACTTGAAAACGGACACTGGTACACCTGTATGAGACAGGGAAAGTAG
- a CDS encoding ROK family protein: MNNKYLGIDIGGTAVKMGIVNEAGEISFFCQAPVSFDNYRTPILETVLKVTENFLEENNIKPGELCGIGLSATGQIDTKKGIVAGSGGNIRNWDGTNLKEAFTQRYHLPVTVVNDANCVALGEKWVGSAKNARDVIVLTIGTGLGGGIIVNNQILLGQAGFGGELGHFSIHKEGTGCTCGNRGCFEQYASMTALIKAVSRYYEMTDPGYLDNHPVNGRSIFKSIKNGNEAVAHIVNLWIQDIAAGIVSLVHIFNPELIVVGGGVSVQEELFVAKLRKEVMKNVMPNFRNNLTLRAAILGNNAGITGAVYYLIQSLS, encoded by the coding sequence ATGAATAATAAATACCTGGGAATCGATATTGGCGGGACTGCCGTGAAAATGGGAATTGTGAATGAAGCCGGGGAGATTTCTTTTTTCTGTCAGGCTCCGGTTTCTTTTGATAACTACCGGACCCCGATTCTGGAGACGGTCTTAAAAGTAACGGAAAATTTTTTGGAAGAAAACAATATAAAGCCCGGTGAACTTTGTGGCATTGGACTTTCTGCAACCGGACAGATTGACACAAAAAAAGGAATCGTGGCAGGCAGCGGAGGAAATATCCGTAATTGGGATGGAACCAACTTAAAAGAGGCGTTTACACAGAGATATCATCTACCGGTTACAGTCGTCAATGATGCTAATTGTGTTGCTCTCGGCGAAAAATGGGTCGGGAGTGCAAAGAATGCCAGGGATGTTATTGTTCTTACTATCGGTACCGGACTTGGCGGGGGCATCATTGTGAATAACCAGATTTTACTGGGACAGGCAGGATTTGGTGGGGAACTGGGGCATTTTTCCATTCATAAAGAAGGCACCGGGTGTACCTGTGGAAACCGGGGATGCTTTGAACAATATGCGTCCATGACTGCTTTAATCAAAGCTGTAAGCAGATATTATGAAATGACTGACCCTGGTTACCTCGATAATCATCCTGTAAATGGCAGGAGCATTTTTAAATCCATCAAAAATGGCAACGAAGCAGTTGCACATATTGTAAATCTGTGGATACAGGATATAGCTGCAGGAATTGTCAGTCTGGTTCATATATTCAATCCAGAACTGATTGTCGTAGGAGGCGGTGTCAGCGTGCAGGAAGAATTGTTTGTTGCAAAGCTGCGGAAAGAGGTTATGAAAAACGTAATGCCGAATTTTAGAAATAACCTTACCCTCCGGGCCGCAATTCTTGGCAATAATGCCGGAATCACCGGTGCAGTATATTACTTGATTCAATCCTTATCTTAG
- a CDS encoding ABC transporter substrate-binding protein, producing MKKKLALLLAALLSVTTILGGCGNKEKSDDAKGGQEAEGGGGGTFIVRAVGDPISFNPDMVGDDNGYPIAQNIYLRLCGLDVSKQNLVPEAAESWSYNDGATELTFKLRQDLKWTDGEALTSEDVKYTFDTIKATPSYYFSSSLAGVSSIETPDDYTVIFKLSKPDASLASILGWYGTFILPEHVYNNGEPWEDNPANMEPVSCGPFKLEEYKQGESVTLVRNPDFPEPAKLDKLIFSIIPDEATAIQALKNGEIDFFENMPTASAEELKNDDSVRIMYNEYPSPMRLVFNMNDEKVGDLALRKAIATAIDRDEISEKVFSGVQKPEYCMYPSQVTWAANTEDVAPSFNIDEARKILEDAGYKADADGMYVTGLVLDVFEGSGYPDSAKLIQATLKEAGIGIELNVQEYNAWDQKIFVERNFQIEFQGGFMGPDPVALTNRIGTDSSGNVGGYSNAQVDELLAKGVATGNQDERAGYYKEAQKILAEELPYVNVVSFAGPEANSTRFINLPSDGEGKWAWANYGYTELAK from the coding sequence ATGAAAAAGAAACTAGCATTGCTTTTGGCAGCTCTCCTTAGCGTGACCACGATTCTCGGCGGTTGCGGAAATAAGGAGAAGAGTGACGATGCCAAAGGCGGACAGGAAGCAGAAGGAGGCGGCGGCGGAACGTTTATTGTTCGTGCTGTAGGTGACCCGATTTCCTTTAACCCGGATATGGTTGGTGACGATAATGGATATCCGATTGCTCAGAATATTTATCTGAGACTCTGTGGCCTGGATGTAAGCAAGCAGAATCTGGTTCCGGAGGCTGCTGAATCATGGAGCTACAATGACGGTGCAACAGAGCTGACCTTTAAATTACGTCAGGATCTGAAGTGGACAGACGGCGAGGCACTTACCAGTGAGGACGTAAAATATACGTTCGATACGATCAAGGCAACACCGAGCTATTACTTCAGCTCAAGTTTGGCAGGTGTTTCTTCCATTGAGACACCGGATGACTACACTGTAATCTTTAAACTGTCTAAGCCAGACGCATCTTTAGCGTCGATTCTTGGATGGTATGGAACCTTTATTCTTCCGGAGCACGTTTACAACAACGGTGAGCCGTGGGAAGACAATCCGGCAAATATGGAGCCGGTATCCTGTGGACCGTTCAAGCTGGAGGAGTACAAACAGGGCGAGAGTGTAACACTTGTTAGGAATCCGGACTTCCCGGAACCGGCAAAATTGGATAAATTGATCTTCTCTATCATTCCTGATGAGGCGACTGCAATTCAGGCACTCAAGAATGGTGAGATTGATTTCTTTGAGAATATGCCGACAGCTTCAGCGGAAGAACTTAAAAATGACGACAGCGTTCGTATCATGTATAATGAATACCCGTCACCTATGCGTTTGGTTTTCAACATGAATGATGAAAAGGTAGGGGATCTTGCACTCCGTAAAGCAATCGCAACTGCAATCGATCGTGATGAGATCTCTGAGAAGGTATTCAGTGGCGTACAGAAGCCGGAATACTGTATGTATCCGTCTCAGGTTACATGGGCAGCAAATACTGAGGATGTGGCACCGTCCTTTAATATCGACGAAGCAAGAAAGATTCTGGAAGATGCAGGCTATAAGGCAGATGCAGACGGTATGTATGTAACAGGACTTGTTCTGGATGTATTTGAAGGAAGTGGATATCCGGACAGTGCAAAACTTATCCAGGCTACTTTGAAGGAAGCCGGAATCGGCATTGAACTCAATGTTCAGGAATACAATGCATGGGATCAGAAGATTTTTGTTGAGAGAAATTTCCAGATCGAGTTTCAGGGAGGATTCATGGGACCAGACCCGGTAGCTCTTACAAACAGAATTGGAACCGATAGTTCAGGTAACGTTGGCGGATACAGCAATGCACAGGTTGATGAGCTTCTGGCAAAAGGTGTAGCGACCGGCAATCAGGATGAACGTGCAGGATACTACAAGGAAGCTCAGAAGATTCTTGCAGAAGAACTTCCGTATGTAAACGTTGTAAGCTTTGCAGGACCGGAAGCAAACAGCACACGCTTTATCAACCTTCCGAGTGATGGCGAAGGCAAATGGGCATGGGCAAACTATGGCTATACTGAGCTTGCAAAATAA
- a CDS encoding ABC transporter ATP-binding protein — MEEILKLKDVNVTYRNKKKSVYAVRNASFSIYKGDSMGIVGESGSGKSTLAMALLRLHNEKATMIDGVAEFEGKNLLTLTQEEMNELRWSGISVVFQKAMNALSPVHRISTQVEDIYHVHEPHATKEEIEKRMIYLLKLVNLPERVYHLYPHEMSGGMLQRVAIAISLLHNPKLVIFDEATTALDVVTQGQILEEVVQMEKELDMTRIMITHDMSVVAASCNKVAVMYAGEFMEIGYVKDIFKHPMHPYTQGLLASFPSLKGENTKLSAIPGFLPDLSKKCEGCVFAPRCPKATDECRKKKPEEVMMEDGRMVKCIMYKGGTANE, encoded by the coding sequence ATGGAAGAGATTTTAAAACTGAAAGATGTAAATGTTACATATCGAAATAAAAAGAAATCGGTTTATGCAGTGAGAAATGCCTCGTTCTCCATATATAAAGGAGACTCCATGGGAATCGTGGGGGAATCCGGATCGGGTAAATCCACCCTGGCGATGGCGCTTCTGAGACTTCACAATGAGAAGGCGACGATGATTGACGGAGTGGCCGAATTTGAAGGCAAGAATCTGCTTACGCTGACACAGGAAGAGATGAACGAACTTCGGTGGAGCGGTATATCTGTCGTATTCCAGAAGGCGATGAATGCGCTGAGTCCGGTGCACAGAATCAGTACTCAGGTAGAAGACATTTACCACGTGCATGAACCGCATGCTACAAAGGAAGAGATTGAGAAGAGGATGATATATCTGCTGAAACTGGTAAATCTTCCGGAGCGGGTCTATCACCTGTATCCGCATGAGATGTCAGGCGGAATGCTGCAGAGGGTAGCGATCGCCATTAGCCTTCTTCATAATCCGAAGCTGGTGATTTTTGACGAGGCTACGACGGCACTTGATGTAGTTACCCAGGGACAGATCCTGGAGGAAGTTGTACAGATGGAAAAGGAGCTGGATATGACCCGTATCATGATCACCCATGATATGTCGGTAGTGGCAGCTTCCTGTAATAAAGTAGCGGTTATGTATGCCGGAGAATTTATGGAGATCGGTTATGTGAAGGATATCTTCAAACATCCGATGCATCCGTACACCCAGGGACTTTTGGCTTCTTTCCCGTCTCTGAAAGGGGAGAATACAAAGCTGAGTGCGATTCCGGGCTTTTTGCCTGACCTTTCAAAGAAATGTGAAGGCTGTGTTTTTGCACCCAGATGTCCGAAAGCCACCGATGAATGCCGCAAGAAAAAACCTGAGGAAGTCATGATGGAAGACGGCCGTATGGTGAAATGTATCATGTACAAAGGGGGAACGGCAAATGAGTGA
- a CDS encoding penicillin-binding transpeptidase domain-containing protein: MKHKKGANAGAERRTGSKRKWLIAAIIFMGIVVCAEIVFMIWSYRKDRPTPEDALTKYFSLLSEKKYEKMYELLSPDSQKRTKKEKFISRNQNIYEGIEAANIKVTLPKDRKSSYRDTEVVTYHTSMDTLAGRIEFDNQMELVKGEDGKYQIRWDSTQIFPSLADNMKVRVETAKALRGKIYDRNGTILASQGAVSEVGLVPGKMSEDREAAIKQVAEILDMNEESIDKKLSASYVKDDTFVPLKKIAQDDEAKQDKLLEIPGVLINSAEDRVYPLGQAAGHLTGYVRPITAEELEEREGEGYTTEGVVGKSGLELAFEEKLRASDGAVINIEDENGQVVETIASQEANGGEDVYLTIDASLQKLIYEEWKDEPGAVVAMNPKNGEVLAMVSTPGYDPNEFIFGISQRRWDELNDSEGQPLHNRYAGTWVPGSTFKPVTAAIGLSTGKIDPEENLGDVGLSWQKDSGWGNYFVTTLTGYGKNVNLENALIYSDNIYFARQALAMGADTLTEGLVKLGFGEKVPFELGLKASSFGEDGKIDSDIQLADTGYGQGQLLVNPLHMLSVYSAFVNGGNMIGPTLLYEEGSEGSVWKEQAITPEAAEILKRDLIQVAESSQGADVRISDVTLLGKTGTAEMKSSQSESGGVERGWFICETTEDCKKPIAVVGLMEDVSRKGGSHYVAKKVQGIVASYEGR, translated from the coding sequence ATGAAACATAAAAAGGGTGCAAATGCCGGGGCTGAGAGAAGAACAGGCAGTAAGCGTAAATGGTTGATCGCTGCGATTATTTTCATGGGGATCGTGGTCTGCGCAGAAATTGTTTTCATGATTTGGAGTTATAGAAAAGACCGGCCTACACCAGAAGATGCTTTGACAAAATATTTCTCTCTTCTTTCCGAAAAAAAATATGAAAAGATGTATGAACTTCTGAGCCCGGATTCGCAAAAACGGACTAAAAAAGAAAAATTTATTTCACGGAATCAGAACATTTACGAGGGAATCGAGGCGGCGAACATCAAGGTAACATTGCCAAAAGACAGGAAGTCGTCTTATAGGGATACGGAAGTAGTGACTTACCATACTTCTATGGACACGCTGGCCGGCAGGATTGAGTTTGACAATCAGATGGAGCTTGTAAAAGGAGAGGACGGAAAGTATCAGATCAGGTGGGATTCTACACAGATTTTTCCGTCTCTTGCGGACAATATGAAGGTGCGGGTGGAGACGGCGAAGGCCCTTCGCGGAAAGATTTATGACAGGAACGGTACGATTCTGGCGTCACAGGGGGCGGTCAGCGAGGTGGGACTGGTTCCGGGGAAAATGAGTGAAGACCGGGAGGCTGCCATCAAACAGGTGGCGGAAATCCTGGATATGAATGAGGAGAGTATTGATAAAAAGTTAAGTGCTTCTTATGTAAAGGATGATACCTTTGTTCCACTTAAGAAAATTGCACAGGATGATGAGGCAAAGCAGGATAAACTTCTTGAAATTCCAGGGGTTTTGATTAATAGTGCTGAGGACAGGGTTTATCCGCTGGGCCAGGCGGCGGGACATTTAACCGGGTATGTGCGGCCGATTACGGCAGAGGAGTTGGAGGAGAGAGAAGGAGAAGGTTATACAACGGAGGGTGTGGTAGGGAAGTCCGGGCTGGAACTGGCGTTTGAGGAAAAATTGCGGGCGTCTGACGGTGCGGTGATCAACATTGAGGACGAAAATGGTCAGGTAGTGGAGACGATTGCGTCTCAGGAAGCAAATGGCGGCGAAGATGTGTACCTCACGATCGATGCTTCTTTGCAGAAGCTGATCTATGAAGAGTGGAAGGACGAACCGGGAGCCGTAGTGGCTATGAACCCCAAAAATGGCGAAGTATTGGCAATGGTGAGTACTCCGGGGTATGACCCGAATGAATTTATTTTCGGTATTTCCCAGAGGCGATGGGACGAGCTGAATGATTCGGAAGGCCAGCCGCTTCATAATCGGTATGCCGGAACGTGGGTGCCGGGTTCCACCTTCAAGCCGGTTACTGCGGCAATCGGACTTAGCACGGGGAAGATCGATCCGGAGGAGAATCTGGGAGATGTAGGCCTTTCCTGGCAGAAGGATTCAGGATGGGGGAATTATTTTGTGACGACCTTGACAGGATATGGAAAAAATGTGAATCTGGAAAATGCGTTGATTTACTCGGACAATATTTATTTCGCGAGGCAGGCACTGGCGATGGGCGCGGATACATTGACGGAAGGGCTTGTGAAGCTGGGATTTGGAGAGAAGGTTCCGTTTGAACTGGGGCTGAAGGCATCTTCTTTTGGCGAGGACGGCAAGATCGATTCGGATATTCAGCTTGCGGACACCGGATATGGACAGGGGCAGCTTCTGGTAAATCCTTTGCACATGTTATCCGTCTATTCGGCATTTGTGAATGGGGGGAATATGATAGGGCCGACTCTTTTATATGAGGAAGGCAGTGAGGGAAGTGTGTGGAAAGAACAGGCGATCACGCCGGAGGCTGCGGAGATTTTGAAAAGGGATCTGATTCAGGTGGCTGAAAGTTCGCAGGGAGCGGATGTGAGAATCTCAGATGTAACATTGCTTGGGAAGACCGGGACGGCCGAGATGAAGTCCAGCCAGAGTGAATCCGGTGGTGTGGAGCGTGGCTGGTTCATTTGCGAGACGACGGAAGATTGCAAGAAGCCGATTGCTGTTGTAGGGCTTATGGAGGATGTGAGCAGGAAAGGCGGCAGTCATTATGTTGCAAAGAAGGTGCAAGGTATTGTGGCATCTTATGAAGGAAGATAG